A stretch of Klebsiella sp. RIT-PI-d DNA encodes these proteins:
- the aroP gene encoding aromatic amino acid transporter AroP, whose translation MEVQQHGDQLKRGLKNRHIQLIALGGAIGTGLFLGSASVIQSAGPGIILGYAIAGFIAFLIMRQLGEMVVEEPVAGSFSHFAYKYWGGFAGFASGWNYWVLYVLVAMAELTAVGKYIQFWWPEIPTWASAAVFFVAINAINLTNVKVFGEMEFWFAIIKVVAVVAMILFGGWLLFSGNGGPQATVRNLWDQGGFLPHGIGGLVMMMAIIMFSFGGLELVGITAAEADNPEQSIPKATNQVIYRILIFYVGSLAVLLSLLPWTRVTADTSPFVLIFHELGDTFVANALNIVVLTAALSVYNSCVYCNSRMLFGLAHQGNAPRMLMKVDKRGVPVNTILVSAAVTALCVLINYLAPDSAFGLLMALVVSALVINWAMISLAHMKFRRAKHQQGVTPRFPALFYPVGNWICLLFMAAVLVIMLMTDGMAISVYLIPVWIVILGIGYLFKQKRAKTAKAQ comes from the coding sequence ATGGAAGTTCAACAACATGGCGACCAGCTGAAGCGCGGGCTTAAGAACCGCCATATTCAGCTTATTGCACTGGGAGGCGCCATTGGTACAGGGTTGTTCCTGGGCAGTGCGTCCGTTATTCAGTCCGCAGGCCCCGGCATTATCCTCGGCTACGCCATCGCCGGTTTTATTGCCTTTCTGATCATGCGTCAGCTGGGCGAAATGGTGGTCGAAGAGCCAGTAGCCGGTTCTTTCAGCCACTTTGCCTATAAATACTGGGGCGGCTTTGCGGGCTTCGCCTCCGGCTGGAACTACTGGGTACTGTATGTCCTGGTCGCTATGGCTGAGTTAACGGCAGTGGGCAAATATATCCAGTTCTGGTGGCCGGAGATCCCGACATGGGCCTCAGCGGCGGTATTTTTTGTTGCTATCAATGCCATTAACCTGACTAACGTCAAAGTGTTTGGTGAAATGGAGTTCTGGTTCGCCATTATTAAGGTCGTTGCCGTCGTGGCAATGATCCTGTTCGGCGGCTGGCTGCTGTTTAGCGGTAACGGCGGCCCGCAGGCTACCGTGCGCAACCTGTGGGATCAAGGCGGATTTCTGCCGCACGGGATCGGCGGGCTGGTGATGATGATGGCGATCATTATGTTCTCTTTCGGCGGTCTGGAACTGGTCGGCATTACCGCCGCGGAAGCGGATAACCCGGAGCAGAGCATTCCTAAGGCCACCAACCAGGTTATCTACCGTATTCTGATTTTTTATGTTGGCTCACTGGCGGTGCTGCTGTCCCTGCTGCCGTGGACTCGCGTGACGGCTGATACCAGCCCGTTTGTACTCATTTTCCACGAACTGGGCGACACGTTCGTCGCGAATGCCCTGAACATCGTTGTATTAACGGCAGCGCTCTCGGTTTATAACAGCTGCGTCTACTGCAACAGTCGTATGCTATTTGGCCTTGCGCACCAGGGCAACGCGCCCAGAATGCTGATGAAAGTCGACAAACGTGGCGTACCGGTTAATACCATCCTCGTGTCGGCAGCCGTCACCGCCCTGTGCGTGTTGATCAACTACCTGGCACCGGATTCAGCCTTTGGCCTGCTGATGGCGCTGGTGGTCTCTGCGCTGGTCATCAACTGGGCAATGATTAGCCTTGCGCATATGAAATTTCGTCGCGCTAAACATCAGCAGGGCGTTACCCCGCGCTTCCCGGCATTGTTCTATCCGGTAGGTAACTGGATCTGCCTGCTGTTCATGGCGGCTGTGCTGGTCATTATGCTGATGACTGATGGGATGGCGATTTCGGTTTACCTGATCCCGGTCTGGATAGTGATACTCGGTATCGGCTACCTGTTTAAACAGAAACGGGCCAAAACGGCTAAAGCACAGTAA
- a CDS encoding family 43 glycosylhydrolase — protein MKNWPNPFIEQRADPFILHHDGSYYFIASVPQYDRLEIRRAASLEALPDALPVTVWRKPDTGPMSELIWAPELHAIDGKWYIYFAAAHTQALDSLGMFQHRMFVLECADACPLSGTWVEKGQVVTPFDTFALDATTFFHQGKQWYLWAQKAPDIAGNSNLYLARLENPWTLKGEPVMISRPEFDWECRGFLVNEGPAALFHGDKLFVSYSASATDENYCMGLLWIALDADPLDAQNWHKSPQPVFRTSDENRQFGPGHNSFTRTTEGQDVLVYHARNYTEIEGDPLYDPNRHTRLKRIYWQDNGMPDFGIPPADTLQAPRHAD, from the coding sequence ATGAAAAACTGGCCTAATCCCTTTATCGAACAGCGTGCCGATCCGTTTATTTTGCACCATGATGGCAGCTATTATTTTATTGCCTCCGTACCGCAATATGACAGACTGGAAATTCGTCGGGCGGCAAGCCTGGAGGCCCTGCCGGACGCCCTGCCGGTCACCGTATGGCGTAAGCCGGATACCGGTCCAATGAGTGAGCTTATTTGGGCGCCGGAACTGCACGCGATCGACGGAAAATGGTATATCTATTTTGCTGCCGCCCATACTCAGGCGCTTGATAGCCTCGGCATGTTTCAACACCGCATGTTTGTCCTGGAGTGTGCCGATGCCTGTCCGCTCAGCGGAACGTGGGTTGAAAAAGGCCAGGTTGTCACTCCCTTCGATACGTTCGCCCTTGATGCAACAACCTTTTTCCACCAGGGAAAACAGTGGTATTTGTGGGCGCAAAAAGCACCGGATATTGCCGGGAATTCGAATCTCTATCTTGCCAGGCTGGAAAATCCGTGGACGTTGAAAGGCGAGCCGGTCATGATCAGCCGGCCAGAATTTGACTGGGAATGCCGTGGCTTTTTAGTCAACGAAGGCCCTGCCGCCCTCTTTCACGGCGACAAACTGTTTGTCAGCTATTCGGCCAGTGCGACGGATGAGAACTACTGTATGGGACTACTGTGGATTGCGCTGGATGCCGACCCACTGGACGCGCAAAACTGGCACAAATCACCGCAGCCGGTGTTTCGTACCAGCGATGAAAACCGCCAGTTTGGGCCGGGGCATAACAGCTTTACCCGTACAACAGAGGGACAGGACGTGCTGGTCTATCATGCGCGAAACTATACGGAAATTGAGGGCGATCCGCTGTACGATCCTAATCGCCATACGCGTTTAAAACGTATTTACTGGCAGGACAACGGAATGCCAGACTTCGGCATTCCGCCCGCGGATACGCTCCAGGCCCCCCGGCATGCTGACTAA
- the ampE gene encoding beta-lactamase regulator AmpE, translated as MTLFTLLLVLIAERLFKLGEHWHLDHRLEVLFRRIRRFSVARTLLMTVAIMLVTFLLLRALYGLFFNVPLLVTWILIGLLCIGAGKVRLHYHAYLKAAARNDSHARDTMASELTLIHGVPPDCSEREYLRELQNALLWNNFRYYLAPLFWFIVGGVWGPVPLVGYAFLRGWQSWLARYQTPLHRLQSGIDSILHVLDWIPVRLVGVIYALIGHGEKALPAWFASLGDRHTSQYHVLTRLAQFSLAREPHVDRVETPKAAVSMAKKTSFVLVVIVALLTIYGTLI; from the coding sequence ATGACGCTTTTTACCTTGCTGCTGGTACTCATTGCCGAGCGCTTATTTAAGCTGGGGGAGCACTGGCACCTCGATCACCGGCTGGAGGTGCTATTCCGGCGGATCCGCCGTTTCTCCGTTGCGCGAACCCTGTTGATGACTGTCGCTATTATGCTGGTCACCTTCCTGCTGCTGCGTGCGCTATACGGTCTGTTTTTTAACGTGCCGCTGCTGGTGACATGGATACTTATCGGGCTTTTATGTATTGGGGCCGGAAAAGTGCGTTTGCATTATCACGCCTATCTGAAAGCGGCCGCGCGTAATGACAGCCATGCACGCGATACAATGGCCAGCGAGCTTACGCTTATCCACGGTGTGCCGCCGGATTGCAGCGAGCGCGAGTATCTGCGTGAGTTACAAAATGCGCTACTGTGGAATAACTTTCGCTATTACCTGGCGCCGCTTTTCTGGTTTATTGTCGGCGGCGTATGGGGACCTGTGCCGCTGGTAGGTTATGCTTTTTTGCGCGGCTGGCAGTCGTGGCTGGCCCGCTATCAAACGCCGCTTCATCGTCTGCAATCCGGCATTGATTCCATACTTCACGTGCTGGACTGGATCCCGGTACGGCTGGTGGGGGTTATCTATGCGCTGATCGGCCACGGTGAAAAAGCGCTGCCCGCCTGGTTTGCCTCGCTGGGCGATCGACATACCTCTCAATACCATGTACTGACGCGGCTGGCGCAGTTTTCTCTGGCGCGCGAGCCGCATGTTGATCGGGTTGAGACACCTAAAGCCGCGGTGTCGATGGCCAAGAAAACGTCGTTTGTGCTGGTGGTGATTGTCGCCCTGCTGACCATTTACGGTACGCTGATTTAG
- the ampD gene encoding 1,6-anhydro-N-acetylmuramyl-L-alanine amidase AmpD, whose amino-acid sequence MYLHEGWLAAARRVPSPHYDCRPNDEDPSLLVVHNISLPPGEFGGPWIDALFTGTLDARAHPYFADIAHLRVSAHCLIRRDGEIVQYVPFNKRAWHAGVSCYQGRERCNDFSIGIELEGTDTLAYTDVQYQQLANITRALIELYPAIIDNMAGHCDIAPVRKTDPGRAFDWARFRALVTAPSEKEMP is encoded by the coding sequence ATGTATTTACATGAGGGTTGGCTGGCAGCAGCGCGGCGGGTTCCGTCCCCGCATTATGACTGCCGCCCGAATGATGAAGATCCCTCGCTGCTGGTGGTGCATAATATTAGTCTTCCGCCCGGCGAATTCGGCGGTCCGTGGATTGACGCGTTATTTACCGGCACGCTGGATGCCCGGGCCCATCCTTATTTTGCTGACATTGCTCATCTGCGCGTTTCTGCCCATTGTCTTATTCGCCGCGACGGCGAAATTGTGCAATATGTCCCTTTTAATAAGCGGGCCTGGCACGCGGGCGTTTCTTGCTATCAGGGGCGCGAACGCTGTAACGATTTTTCGATTGGAATTGAGCTTGAGGGGACGGATACGCTGGCATATACCGATGTGCAATATCAACAGCTGGCTAACATCACCCGCGCCCTGATTGAGCTTTACCCGGCTATCATCGACAATATGGCCGGACACTGCGATATTGCCCCGGTGCGTAAAACAGATCCCGGTCGTGCATTTGACTGGGCAAGGTTTCGCGCTCTGGTTACCGCCCCGTCAGAAAAGGAGATGCCATGA
- the pdhR gene encoding pyruvate dehydrogenase complex transcriptional repressor PdhR, with amino-acid sequence MAYSKIRQPKLSDVIEQQLEFLILEGTLRPGEKLLPERELAKQFDVSRPSLREAIQRLEAKGLLLRRQGGGTFVQSSLWQSFSDPLVELLSDHPESQFDLLETRHALEGIAAYYAALRSNDDDRARISELHQAIERAQQSGDLDAESDAVVQYQIAVTEAAHNVVLLHLLRCMEPMLAQNVRQNFELLYARREMLPLVSNHRTTIFEAIMAGEPERAREASHRHLAFIEEILLDRSREQSRRERSMRRLEQRKN; translated from the coding sequence ATGGCCTACAGCAAAATCCGCCAACCTAAGCTATCCGACGTGATAGAGCAGCAGCTGGAGTTTCTCATCCTTGAGGGGACGCTGCGCCCCGGTGAAAAGCTTCTGCCTGAACGCGAACTGGCAAAACAGTTCGACGTTTCCCGTCCCTCCCTGCGTGAGGCGATTCAACGTCTCGAGGCAAAGGGCCTGCTGCTACGTCGTCAGGGCGGGGGAACCTTTGTGCAAAGTAGCCTGTGGCAAAGTTTCAGCGATCCGCTGGTAGAGCTTCTGTCCGACCATCCTGAATCCCAGTTCGACCTGCTGGAAACCCGTCACGCGCTGGAAGGTATTGCCGCTTATTATGCGGCGCTGCGCAGTAATGATGACGATCGCGCGAGAATAAGCGAACTGCATCAGGCCATCGAACGGGCGCAGCAATCGGGCGATCTTGACGCCGAATCCGACGCTGTCGTTCAGTATCAAATTGCCGTCACAGAAGCGGCCCATAACGTGGTTTTGCTTCATCTGCTACGCTGCATGGAGCCTATGCTGGCTCAAAACGTACGGCAAAACTTTGAGTTGTTGTACGCCCGTCGGGAAATGCTCCCGCTGGTCAGCAATCACCGTACGACCATTTTTGAAGCCATTATGGCCGGTGAGCCGGAACGCGCACGCGAAGCGTCACATCGTCATTTGGCCTTTATCGAAGAGATTTTGCTCGACCGCAGTCGTGAACAGAGCCGTCGTGAACGGTCAATGCGTCGGCTTGAGCAACGCAAGAATTAG
- the aceE gene encoding pyruvate dehydrogenase (acetyl-transferring), homodimeric type: MSERLQNDVDPIETRDWLQAIESVIREEGVERAQYLIDQLLSEARKGGVKVAAGAGASNYINTIAVEDEPEYPGNLDLERRIRSAIRWNAIMTVLRASKKDLELGGHMASFQSSATVYEVCFNHFFRAANEKDGGDLVYFQGHISPGVYARAFLEGRLTEEQMNNFRQEVHGKGLSSYPHPKLMPEFWQFPTVSMGLGPIGAIYQAKFLKYLEHRGLKDTSEQTVYAFLGDGEMDEPESKGAITIATREKLDNLCFIINCNLQRLDGPVTGNGKIINELEGIFAGAGWNVIKVMWGGRWDELLRKDTSGKLLQLMQETVDGDYQTFKSKNGAYVREHFFGKYPETAALVADWSDDQIWALNRGGHDPKKVYAALKKAQDTKGKATVILAHTIKGYGMGDTAEGKNIAHQVKKMNMDGVRYIRDRFNVPVSDEQVENLSYITFPEGSEEHTYLHAQRQKLKGYLPARQPKFSEKLEMPELADFKPLLEEQNKEISTTIAFVRALNVMLKNKSIKDRLVPIIADEARTFGMEGLFRQIGIYSPNGQQYTPQDREQVAYYKEDEKGQILQEGINELGAGASWLAAATSYSTNNLPMIPFYIYYSMFGFQRIGDLCWQAGDQQARGFLVGGTSGRTTLNGEGLQHEDGHSHIQSLTIPNCISYDPSYAYEVAVIMHDGLVRMYGEAQENIYYYITTLNENYHMPAMPEGAEEGIRKGIYKLETLDGSKGKVQLLGSGSILRHVREAAEILAKDYGVGSDVYSVTSFTELARDGQDCERWNMLHPMETPRVPYIAQVMNDAPAVASTDYMKLFAEQVRTYVPADDYRVLGTDGFGRSDSRENLRHHFEVDASYVVVAALGELAKRGEIDTKVVAEAITKFNIDAEKVNPRLA; the protein is encoded by the coding sequence ATGTCAGAACGTCTCCAAAATGACGTGGATCCGATCGAAACTCGCGACTGGCTACAGGCGATCGAATCGGTCATCCGTGAAGAAGGTGTTGAGCGCGCTCAGTATCTGATTGATCAGCTGCTTTCTGAAGCTCGCAAAGGCGGCGTGAAAGTGGCGGCAGGTGCAGGGGCCAGCAACTATATAAACACTATTGCCGTTGAAGACGAACCGGAATATCCGGGTAATCTTGATCTGGAACGTCGTATTCGTTCAGCGATCCGCTGGAACGCCATCATGACCGTTTTGCGCGCATCCAAGAAAGATCTGGAGCTGGGCGGCCACATGGCGTCTTTCCAGTCTTCTGCAACCGTATACGAAGTGTGTTTCAACCACTTCTTCCGTGCGGCTAACGAGAAAGACGGCGGCGATCTGGTGTACTTCCAGGGCCACATCTCTCCGGGCGTTTACGCACGTGCATTCCTTGAAGGTCGTCTGACTGAAGAGCAGATGAATAACTTCCGTCAGGAAGTTCACGGTAAAGGTCTGTCTTCTTATCCGCACCCGAAACTGATGCCGGAATTCTGGCAGTTCCCGACCGTGTCTATGGGTCTTGGCCCAATCGGTGCAATCTACCAGGCTAAATTCCTGAAATATCTGGAACACCGTGGCCTGAAAGATACCTCTGAGCAGACCGTTTACGCGTTCCTCGGCGACGGCGAAATGGATGAGCCAGAATCTAAAGGTGCGATCACCATCGCAACCCGTGAGAAACTGGACAACCTGTGCTTCATCATCAACTGTAACCTGCAACGTCTGGATGGTCCGGTCACCGGTAACGGTAAGATCATCAACGAACTGGAAGGCATCTTCGCCGGTGCTGGCTGGAACGTGATTAAAGTGATGTGGGGCGGTCGTTGGGATGAACTGCTGCGTAAAGATACCAGCGGTAAACTGCTTCAGCTGATGCAGGAAACGGTAGATGGCGACTATCAGACCTTCAAATCCAAAAATGGCGCGTACGTTCGCGAGCATTTCTTCGGTAAATACCCGGAAACGGCTGCCCTGGTTGCTGACTGGTCTGACGATCAGATTTGGGCCCTGAACCGTGGTGGTCACGATCCGAAGAAAGTCTACGCCGCACTGAAAAAAGCGCAGGACACCAAAGGTAAAGCGACTGTTATCCTGGCCCATACCATCAAAGGTTACGGCATGGGTGATACCGCAGAAGGTAAAAACATCGCTCACCAGGTGAAAAAAATGAACATGGACGGCGTGCGTTATATCCGCGACCGTTTCAATGTGCCAGTGTCCGATGAGCAGGTCGAAAACCTGTCTTACATCACCTTCCCGGAAGGGTCTGAAGAGCACACTTACCTGCACGCACAGCGTCAGAAGCTGAAAGGCTATCTGCCGGCGCGTCAGCCTAAGTTCTCCGAGAAGCTTGAAATGCCTGAGCTGGCGGACTTTAAACCGCTGCTGGAAGAGCAGAATAAAGAAATCTCAACCACTATCGCTTTCGTTCGTGCCCTGAACGTGATGCTGAAGAACAAGTCGATCAAAGATCGTCTGGTGCCGATCATTGCTGATGAAGCACGTACTTTCGGTATGGAAGGTCTGTTCCGTCAGATTGGTATCTACAGCCCGAACGGTCAGCAGTATACTCCGCAGGACCGTGAGCAGGTTGCTTACTACAAAGAAGACGAGAAAGGTCAGATCCTGCAGGAAGGTATTAATGAGCTGGGCGCAGGCGCATCCTGGCTGGCTGCTGCGACCTCTTACAGCACCAACAACCTGCCGATGATCCCGTTCTACATCTACTATTCGATGTTCGGTTTCCAGCGTATCGGTGACCTGTGCTGGCAGGCAGGCGATCAGCAGGCTCGCGGCTTCCTGGTCGGTGGTACGTCGGGTCGTACAACGCTTAACGGCGAAGGTCTGCAGCACGAAGATGGTCATAGCCACATTCAGTCGCTGACTATCCCGAACTGTATTTCTTACGATCCGTCTTACGCGTACGAAGTTGCTGTCATCATGCATGACGGTCTGGTGCGTATGTATGGTGAAGCGCAGGAAAATATTTACTACTACATCACCACGCTGAACGAAAACTACCACATGCCAGCCATGCCGGAAGGTGCTGAGGAAGGTATCCGTAAAGGTATCTATAAACTCGAAACCCTCGATGGCAGCAAAGGTAAAGTTCAGCTGTTAGGCTCCGGTTCTATTCTGCGTCACGTACGTGAAGCGGCAGAGATCCTGGCAAAAGATTACGGTGTAGGTTCTGACGTCTATAGCGTGACCTCCTTCACTGAACTGGCGCGTGATGGCCAGGATTGTGAGCGCTGGAACATGCTGCACCCGATGGAAACCCCGCGCGTTCCGTACATCGCTCAGGTGATGAACGATGCACCTGCTGTGGCATCCACTGACTATATGAAACTGTTCGCCGAGCAGGTTCGTACTTATGTACCGGCTGACGATTACCGCGTACTGGGTACTGACGGCTTCGGTCGCTCTGACAGCCGTGAAAACTTGCGTCACCACTTCGAAGTTGATGCATCTTATGTGGTTGTAGCAGCGCTGGGCGAACTGGCTAAACGTGGCGAAATCGATACGAAAGTGGTTGCGGAAGCCATCACTAAATTCAATATCGATGCAGAAAAAGTTAACCCGCGTCTGGCGTAA
- the aceF gene encoding pyruvate dehydrogenase complex dihydrolipoyllysine-residue acetyltransferase has product MAIEIKVPDIGADEVEITEILVKVGDTVEAEQSLITVEGDKASMEVPSPQAGVVKEIKVSVGDKTETGALIMVFDSADGAADAAPAQAEEKKDAPKAAAPAAATAAKDVNVPDIGGDEVEVTEIMVKVGDKVEAEQSLITVEGDKASMEVPAPFAGTVKEIKISTGDKVSTGSLIMIFDAEGAAPAADDAKPQVKEEAASAPAAAAGAKDVNVPDIGGDEVEVTEVMVKVGDKVTAEQSLITVEGDKASMEVPAPFAGTVKEIKINTGDKVSTGSLIMVFEVEGAAPAAPAAKQDAAAPAPAAKADKPAAAAPKAEGKAEFAENDAYVHATPLIRRLAREFGVNLAKVKGTGRKGRILREDVQAYVKDAVKRAESAPAAAAGGGIPGMLPWPKVDFSKFGEIEEVELGRIQKISGANLSRNWVMIPHVTHFDKTDITDLEAFRKQQNAEAEKRKLDVKFTPVVFIMKAVAAALEQMPRFNSSLSEDAQRLTLKKYINIGVAVDTPNGLVVPVFKDVNKKSITELSRELTVISKKARDGKLTAGEMQGGCFTISSIGGLGTTHFAPIVNAPEVAILGVSKSAMEPVWNGKEFMPRLMMPISLSFDHRVIDGADGARFITIINNTLSDIRRLVM; this is encoded by the coding sequence ATGGCTATCGAAATCAAAGTACCGGACATCGGGGCAGATGAAGTTGAAATCACCGAGATCCTGGTCAAGGTTGGCGACACTGTTGAAGCAGAACAGTCGCTGATCACCGTAGAAGGCGATAAAGCCTCTATGGAAGTCCCGTCTCCGCAGGCTGGCGTCGTTAAAGAGATCAAAGTCTCCGTCGGCGACAAAACCGAGACTGGCGCACTGATTATGGTGTTCGATTCCGCCGACGGTGCAGCTGACGCTGCGCCTGCTCAGGCCGAAGAGAAGAAAGACGCGCCGAAAGCTGCGGCTCCGGCTGCGGCGACGGCTGCAAAAGACGTTAACGTACCGGATATCGGCGGCGACGAAGTTGAAGTCACCGAAATCATGGTTAAAGTTGGCGACAAAGTTGAAGCTGAACAGTCGCTTATCACCGTAGAGGGCGACAAAGCCTCTATGGAAGTTCCGGCGCCGTTCGCAGGCACCGTAAAAGAGATCAAAATCAGCACCGGCGACAAAGTGTCTACCGGCTCGCTGATCATGATTTTTGACGCAGAAGGCGCAGCACCGGCAGCAGACGACGCTAAGCCGCAGGTGAAAGAAGAAGCGGCATCTGCTCCGGCAGCGGCTGCGGGCGCTAAAGACGTCAATGTACCGGACATCGGCGGCGATGAAGTTGAAGTCACCGAAGTGATGGTCAAAGTTGGCGATAAAGTAACGGCTGAACAGTCGCTTATCACCGTAGAGGGCGACAAAGCCTCTATGGAAGTTCCGGCACCGTTCGCAGGTACCGTTAAAGAAATCAAAATCAACACCGGCGACAAAGTGTCTACCGGCTCGCTGATTATGGTCTTTGAAGTGGAAGGCGCAGCGCCGGCGGCTCCGGCTGCTAAGCAAGACGCTGCGGCTCCGGCTCCGGCCGCCAAAGCGGACAAACCTGCTGCTGCCGCGCCGAAAGCCGAAGGCAAAGCTGAGTTTGCTGAAAACGACGCTTACGTCCATGCAACCCCGCTGATCCGCCGCCTGGCGCGCGAGTTCGGTGTAAACCTGGCGAAAGTCAAAGGCACCGGTCGTAAAGGTCGTATTCTGCGTGAAGACGTTCAGGCGTACGTGAAAGACGCGGTTAAACGCGCTGAGTCAGCGCCTGCTGCTGCCGCAGGCGGTGGTATTCCGGGTATGCTGCCGTGGCCGAAAGTGGACTTCAGCAAGTTCGGCGAAATTGAAGAAGTGGAACTGGGCCGTATCCAGAAAATCTCTGGTGCTAACCTGAGCCGTAACTGGGTGATGATCCCGCACGTTACCCACTTCGACAAAACCGACATCACCGATCTGGAAGCGTTCCGTAAACAGCAGAACGCCGAAGCTGAGAAACGTAAACTGGACGTGAAATTCACGCCGGTGGTATTCATCATGAAAGCCGTTGCTGCGGCACTTGAGCAGATGCCACGTTTTAACAGCTCGCTGTCCGAAGATGCACAGCGTCTGACGCTGAAAAAATACATCAACATCGGTGTGGCGGTTGATACGCCAAATGGTCTGGTGGTTCCGGTCTTTAAAGACGTGAACAAGAAGAGCATTACCGAGCTGTCCCGTGAACTGACTGTCATCTCCAAAAAAGCGCGTGATGGTAAGCTGACCGCAGGCGAAATGCAGGGCGGTTGCTTCACTATCTCCAGCATCGGCGGCCTGGGAACTACCCACTTTGCGCCAATTGTTAACGCGCCGGAAGTGGCGATCCTCGGTGTGTCTAAATCGGCGATGGAGCCGGTCTGGAATGGTAAAGAGTTTATGCCGCGTCTGATGATGCCAATTTCTCTTTCCTTCGACCACCGCGTGATTGACGGTGCTGATGGTGCACGCTTCATTACCATCATCAACAACACCCTGAGCGACATTCGCCGCCTGGTGATGTAA
- a CDS encoding MFS transporter — MNTTKLSVKEKIGYGMGDAGCNIIFGAIMLFVNYFYTDIFGLAPALVGVLLLSIRVIDAITDPIMGALCDRTRSKYGRFRPWLLWIAFPYALFSVLMFTTPEWSYSSKVIYAFVTYFLLSITYTAINIPYCSLGSVITNDPKERVACQSYRFVLVGIATLLLSLTLLPMADWFGGANKAKGYQMAMTVLAFIGMCMFLFCFATVRERVRPAVPTNDELKKDLKDVWKNDQWVRILLLTLCNVCPGFIRMAATMYYVTWVMGQSTHFATLFISLGVVGMMIGSMLAKVLTDRWCKLKVFFWTNIALAIFSCAFYFFDPHATITIVILYFLLNVLHQIPSPLHWSLMADVDDYGEWKTGKRITGISFSGNLFFLKLGLAIAGAMVGFLLSWYGYDAGAKAQNETAINGIVLLFTVIPGIGYLITAGVVRLLKVNREFMQQIQTDLEKRRVNYRELNVYQQQQSTEKTRNA, encoded by the coding sequence ATGAACACAACTAAGCTGTCAGTAAAAGAGAAAATTGGCTATGGAATGGGTGATGCCGGATGCAACATTATTTTCGGCGCTATCATGCTGTTTGTTAACTATTTTTATACCGATATATTTGGTCTTGCCCCGGCACTGGTTGGCGTATTGCTGCTTTCTATCCGCGTCATTGATGCCATTACCGATCCGATTATGGGCGCATTATGCGATCGAACCCGCAGTAAATACGGTCGTTTTCGGCCGTGGCTATTATGGATCGCCTTTCCCTACGCGCTGTTTAGCGTGCTGATGTTTACCACCCCTGAATGGAGTTACAGCAGCAAAGTTATCTATGCGTTTGTAACCTACTTCCTGCTGTCGATCACCTATACCGCCATCAATATTCCCTACTGTTCGCTCGGCAGCGTCATTACTAACGATCCGAAAGAGCGGGTGGCCTGCCAGTCATATCGCTTCGTGCTGGTCGGTATTGCCACGCTGCTGCTGTCGCTGACGCTACTGCCGATGGCAGACTGGTTCGGTGGCGCAAACAAAGCGAAAGGCTATCAGATGGCGATGACCGTGCTGGCATTTATCGGTATGTGTATGTTTCTGTTCTGCTTCGCCACGGTTCGCGAACGCGTCCGCCCTGCCGTTCCCACCAATGACGAGCTAAAAAAAGATCTTAAAGACGTATGGAAGAACGATCAGTGGGTCCGCATTTTACTCCTGACGCTGTGTAACGTGTGTCCCGGTTTTATCCGCATGGCGGCAACCATGTATTACGTCACGTGGGTGATGGGACAAAGTACCCATTTTGCCACCCTGTTTATCAGCCTCGGCGTAGTGGGCATGATGATTGGCAGTATGCTGGCCAAAGTTCTCACCGACCGCTGGTGCAAACTGAAGGTCTTTTTCTGGACTAATATTGCGCTGGCGATTTTCTCCTGCGCCTTTTACTTCTTCGATCCCCATGCCACCATCACCATCGTGATCCTGTACTTCCTGCTTAACGTATTGCATCAGATCCCTTCCCCGCTGCACTGGTCGCTGATGGCGGACGTCGACGATTATGGCGAGTGGAAAACAGGTAAACGCATTACCGGCATCAGCTTCTCCGGCAACCTTTTTTTCCTCAAACTGGGGCTGGCGATTGCCGGGGCGATGGTCGGATTCCTGCTCTCCTGGTACGGTTATGATGCGGGCGCAAAAGCGCAGAACGAAACGGCGATAAACGGTATTGTACTGTTATTTACGGTTATTCCAGGCATCGGCTATCTGATCACCGCAGGCGTCGTGCGACTACTCAAAGTTAACCGCGAATTTATGCAGCAGATCCAGACGGATCTCGAAAAACGCCGGGTAAACTACCGCGAGCTTAATGTGTATCAGCAGCAACAATCGACTGAAAAAACAAGGAATGCCTGA